One stretch of Syntrophales bacterium DNA includes these proteins:
- the map gene encoding type I methionyl aminopeptidase, whose product MIILKSPDEVEKIRASDVIVANILNELRGIIKPGITTIELDRYSEELALKMGAKPAFKGYRGYPFSLCTSVNGEVVHGMPSDTVLKAGDIISLDFGIYHKGYYGDSAITVPVGEVSSVAQALIGTTEEALYRGIKEMRAGNRLGDISAAVQECVEAAGFSVVRDFVGHGIGRSLHEEPQIPNFGVRGRGVKLEVGMVFAIEPMVNEGTYKVKVLDDGWTVVTADGKLSAHFEHSVAIAGDGPVILSKID is encoded by the coding sequence ATGATAATCTTGAAATCTCCTGACGAGGTTGAAAAGATAAGGGCAAGTGATGTTATAGTAGCGAATATATTGAATGAATTGAGAGGTATAATTAAACCTGGCATAACAACCATAGAGCTGGACAGGTATTCTGAGGAACTTGCCCTGAAAATGGGTGCTAAACCGGCCTTTAAAGGGTATAGAGGATATCCTTTTTCTCTGTGTACGTCTGTTAATGGTGAAGTAGTTCATGGAATGCCGTCAGATACAGTACTTAAGGCGGGAGACATAATAAGCCTCGATTTTGGAATATATCATAAGGGATACTATGGAGATTCTGCCATAACTGTTCCTGTAGGTGAGGTTTCCAGTGTAGCGCAGGCACTGATTGGAACTACTGAAGAAGCCCTGTACCGTGGGATAAAAGAGATGAGGGCAGGAAATCGATTGGGTGATATATCAGCTGCTGTGCAGGAGTGTGTTGAGGCTGCCGGGTTTTCTGTGGTGAGAGATTTTGTAGGTCACGGGATAGGAAGAAGTCTTCATGAAGAGCCACAGATCCCCAATTTCGGAGTGCGTGGTAGGGGTGTTAAGTTAGAAGTAGGTATGGTTTTTGCGATTGAACCAATGGTGAATGAGGGAACATACAAGGTAAAGGTATTGGACGATGGATGGACGGTTGTGACAGCCGATGGTAAGCTGTCAGCCCACTTTGAGCATTCTGTGGCAATTGCAGGGGATGGTCCAGTAATATTGAGTAAGATTGACTGA
- the rpmC gene encoding 50S ribosomal protein L29, which translates to MKIKEIREIDIDELKQKEREFVEELFKLRMQHTTGQLDSPLMMKKVRKNIARIKTVLREREAQI; encoded by the coding sequence ATGAAAATTAAGGAAATCAGAGAAATCGATATTGATGAACTGAAACAGAAAGAGAGAGAGTTTGTTGAAGAGCTTTTCAAACTCCGCATGCAGCACACTACTGGGCAATTGGACTCCCCTCTCATGATGAAGAAGGTCAGAAAAAATATAGCTCGAATAAAGACTGTTTTAAGGGAAAGAGAGGCTCAAATATAA
- the rplO gene encoding 50S ribosomal protein L15, translated as MDLSSLKPPEGSRKKRKRVGRGAGSGHGKTSCRGSKGQKSRSGGRVRPGFEGGQMPLSRRLPKKGFCNIFKKDIVAVNIEQLNKFPEGSVIDSNILISSGIIKNKGDGIKILGKGSIDYPLLLKVDRISRGAREKIESAGGSIEVI; from the coding sequence ATGGATTTGAGCAGTTTAAAACCACCTGAAGGTTCCAGAAAAAAGAGAAAACGGGTAGGTCGCGGGGCTGGATCAGGTCATGGAAAAACATCGTGCAGAGGATCGAAAGGGCAGAAATCCCGTTCGGGTGGAAGAGTGAGACCAGGATTTGAGGGCGGCCAAATGCCCCTTTCGAGGAGATTACCGAAAAAGGGGTTTTGTAATATCTTTAAAAAGGATATCGTCGCAGTAAATATAGAACAGCTGAACAAATTTCCAGAGGGTTCGGTTATTGATTCAAATATTCTTATAAGTAGTGGGATTATTAAGAATAAAGGTGATGGAATCAAGATATTGGGTAAAGGGTCTATAGATTATCCTTTGTTGCTGAAAGTTGACAGAATAAGTCGCGGTGCAAGAGAGAAAATTGAGAGTGCAGGCGGTTCGATAGAGGTTATCTGA
- the rpsH gene encoding 30S ribosomal protein S8: MGMTDPIADMLTRIRNANMVRFDKVDVSLSKMNLNIAEVLNKAGYISRFAVEKDNDGREILKVYLKYSDSKERVITGIKRVSKPGKRVYVKSDKIPKILNGYGIAILSTSKGIMTDKEARTLKVGGEIICNVW, encoded by the coding sequence ATGGGGATGACTGATCCTATAGCAGATATGCTGACGAGAATCAGAAATGCTAACATGGTAAGATTTGATAAGGTCGATGTGTCATTATCGAAAATGAACCTGAATATTGCCGAGGTCTTGAATAAGGCGGGGTATATCAGTAGATTTGCTGTTGAAAAGGATAATGACGGGCGAGAGATCTTGAAGGTATATTTGAAGTACTCGGATTCGAAGGAAAGAGTTATTACGGGGATAAAGCGGGTGAGTAAACCGGGGAAGAGGGTTTATGTTAAAAGTGATAAGATACCGAAAATTTTAAATGGTTATGGTATAGCTATACTGTCAACGTCAAAAGGTATTATGACTGATAAAGAGGCAAGAACGTTAAAAGTTGGTGGCGAGATTATATGCAATGTATGGTAG
- the rpsK gene encoding 30S ribosomal protein S11, with protein MAKPKRKAGKRKERKNIPEGIAHIQSTFNNTMITITDLSGNVITWSSSGVRGFKGSRKSTPFAAQLAAEDAVRKAKEHGVRSVKVYVKGPGSGREAALRSLQTAGLDISLIRDVTPIPHNGCRPPKRRRV; from the coding sequence ATGGCAAAACCGAAGAGGAAAGCTGGAAAAAGGAAAGAACGAAAAAATATACCGGAAGGCATTGCCCATATTCAATCGACGTTCAACAATACGATGATTACGATTACAGATCTGAGTGGTAACGTTATTACCTGGTCTTCCTCTGGAGTCAGGGGTTTCAAGGGTTCGAGGAAGAGCACACCATTTGCCGCTCAATTAGCTGCAGAGGATGCCGTAAGAAAAGCAAAGGAACATGGGGTGAGAAGTGTTAAAGTATATGTGAAAGGACCTGGTTCAGGTCGAGAAGCCGCCCTGAGGTCTTTGCAGACGGCAGGTCTTGATATAAGTCTTATAAGGGATGTAACACCTATCCCTCATAACGGTTGCCGCCCACCGAAAAGAAGAAGAGTATAA
- the rpsC gene encoding 30S ribosomal protein S3, protein MGQKVNPIGFRLGINKTWSSQWFAEKNYSELLHEDIQIKKYLKGKFYHAGISRIEIERAADKAKVNIHAARPGILIGRKGSEIEKLKKDLEKISKSDPIINILEVRKPEIDAQLVAENISLQLERRVAFRRAMRRSVTSAMKFGAKGIRITCSGRLGGAEMARREWYREGKVPLHTLRANIDYGFAEAHTTYGLIGVKVLIFHGEVLPDKKADS, encoded by the coding sequence TTGGGGCAAAAAGTTAATCCGATCGGTTTTAGACTGGGTATTAACAAGACATGGAGTTCTCAGTGGTTTGCAGAAAAAAACTATAGTGAATTACTGCATGAAGATATTCAGATCAAAAAGTACCTTAAAGGCAAATTTTACCATGCAGGTATATCAAGGATTGAGATTGAAAGAGCTGCTGACAAGGCTAAAGTAAATATTCATGCTGCCAGGCCGGGGATTCTCATAGGCAGAAAGGGATCAGAGATCGAAAAACTTAAGAAAGATCTTGAAAAGATTTCCAAAAGCGATCCGATCATAAATATCCTTGAGGTACGCAAGCCTGAAATAGATGCGCAACTTGTTGCTGAAAATATTTCCCTCCAGCTTGAGAGAAGGGTTGCCTTCAGAAGGGCTATGAGAAGAAGTGTTACATCTGCCATGAAATTTGGTGCCAAAGGAATAAGGATAACCTGTTCTGGGAGACTTGGTGGAGCCGAGATGGCGAGAAGGGAATGGTATAGAGAAGGAAAAGTTCCACTTCATACATTGAGAGCGAATATTGATTATGGTTTTGCTGAGGCGCATACAACTTACGGGCTTATTGGTGTAAAAGTTCTGATATTTCATGGTGAGGTACTTCCGGATAAGAAGGCTGACAGTTGA
- the rpsD gene encoding 30S ribosomal protein S4: MARYRGSLCRLCRRENLKLFLKGDRCYGDKCAFERRGYAPGEHGQTRDRRKHSDYGVQLREKQKLKRTFGLLEKQLRGYYKKADRQTGVTGTILLILLERRLDNIVYRMGFASSRGEARQLIKHNHFLVNDRKVNIPSYLISVSDEVQVREKSRKMSRILDSMGTVARRGIPQWLELDKDNFKGVVKMFPVREELTMPIQERLVVELYSK; this comes from the coding sequence TTGGCAAGATATAGAGGATCTTTATGTAGATTATGTCGAAGAGAGAACTTGAAGCTCTTTCTCAAGGGGGACAGATGTTACGGTGATAAATGTGCCTTTGAAAGAAGAGGGTATGCCCCTGGGGAGCATGGGCAGACGAGGGATAGGCGAAAACATTCCGACTATGGTGTCCAGTTAAGGGAAAAACAGAAACTTAAAAGGACGTTTGGACTTTTGGAGAAGCAGCTAAGAGGGTATTACAAGAAGGCAGATAGGCAAACCGGAGTAACGGGAACAATCCTGTTGATTCTGTTGGAAAGAAGACTTGACAATATTGTATACAGGATGGGTTTTGCGAGCTCCAGAGGTGAAGCAAGACAGCTTATAAAACATAATCATTTTTTGGTAAATGACAGAAAAGTTAACATCCCATCATACCTGATAAGCGTTAGTGATGAGGTTCAGGTTAGAGAGAAGAGCAGGAAGATGTCGCGAATATTAGATTCGATGGGGACAGTTGCGAGACGGGGTATCCCTCAGTGGCTGGAATTGGATAAAGATAACTTTAAAGGTGTTGTAAAGATGTTTCCTGTTCGGGAAGAATTAACCATGCCGATTCAGGAACGATTGGTAGTTGAGCTTTATTCTAAATAG
- the secY gene encoding preprotein translocase subunit SecY, with amino-acid sequence MLSGLKNIQKIPELQKRILFTFFLLAVYRIGVHVPTPGIDTAALMAFFEQARGSLLGLFDMFAGGALSNLSVFALGIMPYISASIILQLLTVAIPYLEKLSKEGEVGRRKITQYTRYGTVLLSVIQGFGIAVGLENMAGPTGVSIVIDPGWDFRLMTVITLTAGTSFIMWLGEQITDKGIGNGISLIIFAGIICRGPAAVLNTFRLLSTGEMGIFFVIILAVTMVAVVGIIVFVESGQRRIPVQYAKRVVGRKMYGGQTTHLPLKVNTAGVIPPIFASSIIMFPATIANFIPHPWMKMVADVLMPGRVVYELLYVAFIIFFCYFYTAVTFNPVDVADNMRKHGGYIPGIRPGKKTADYIDSILTRLTFGGAMYVSAVCVLPSILISKFNVPFYFGGTALLIVVGVALDTAGQIETHLLTRQYEGFLKKGQMGRRR; translated from the coding sequence TTGTTAAGCGGCCTTAAAAATATCCAGAAAATCCCGGAGCTTCAGAAGAGAATACTCTTCACTTTTTTTCTGTTGGCTGTTTACCGGATAGGTGTACATGTGCCAACTCCGGGGATCGATACGGCGGCTTTAATGGCGTTCTTTGAGCAGGCAAGGGGTTCACTTCTGGGACTCTTTGATATGTTTGCAGGAGGGGCACTGAGCAACTTGTCAGTCTTTGCCCTGGGTATTATGCCCTATATCAGCGCATCCATTATTTTGCAGTTGCTCACAGTTGCTATTCCTTATCTTGAAAAGCTTTCTAAGGAAGGAGAAGTCGGAAGAAGAAAAATAACGCAATATACGAGATATGGAACGGTTCTTTTAAGTGTAATTCAGGGGTTCGGTATTGCGGTAGGATTGGAAAACATGGCAGGTCCTACGGGTGTATCTATCGTGATTGATCCAGGATGGGACTTTAGATTGATGACGGTTATTACCCTTACCGCCGGTACTTCGTTTATCATGTGGTTAGGAGAGCAAATTACTGATAAGGGTATTGGTAATGGGATATCTCTGATCATCTTTGCGGGTATAATATGTCGAGGGCCAGCTGCTGTTTTAAATACCTTTCGCCTACTGTCCACAGGTGAGATGGGAATATTTTTTGTTATCATCCTTGCCGTAACGATGGTCGCGGTTGTTGGTATTATTGTCTTTGTGGAAAGTGGGCAGAGGAGGATACCAGTTCAATATGCCAAGAGGGTTGTTGGGAGGAAGATGTATGGTGGACAAACGACCCATCTTCCTTTAAAGGTTAATACAGCAGGTGTAATTCCACCCATATTTGCTTCCTCAATCATAATGTTTCCTGCTACAATTGCCAATTTTATTCCACATCCCTGGATGAAGATGGTGGCGGATGTATTGATGCCTGGAAGAGTTGTGTATGAATTGCTCTATGTAGCGTTTATAATATTTTTCTGCTATTTTTATACTGCGGTTACTTTTAATCCTGTCGATGTGGCCGATAATATGAGAAAGCACGGAGGCTATATTCCGGGTATAAGACCGGGTAAAAAGACAGCAGATTATATAGACAGTATCCTGACAAGGCTTACCTTCGGTGGTGCCATGTATGTTTCTGCAGTATGTGTACTGCCGAGTATTCTTATAAGTAAGTTTAATGTGCCGTTTTACTTTGGTGGTACAGCGCTTCTTATTGTAGTGGGTGTTGCCCTTGATACGGCAGGTCAAATAGAAACCCATTTATTGACGAGGCAATATGAAGGATTTTTGAAAAAGGGACAGATGGGCAGAAGACGTTAA
- the rplE gene encoding 50S ribosomal protein L5 — MARLKEYYKKEVISALMKEFKYKNRMEVPKLEKIIVNMGLGEAIQNIKIIDNAVQELSVIVGQRPVVTKARKSIATFKLRKGMSIGCMVTLRKDMMYQFFDRLVNVALPRVRDFRGISPKSFDGRGNFAMGIKEPFIFPEVEYDKIDKVRGMNVVIVTSAKTDEEGRRLLKLMGIPYKN; from the coding sequence ATGGCACGATTAAAAGAGTACTACAAGAAAGAAGTAATCTCTGCTTTGATGAAGGAATTTAAATATAAAAACAGGATGGAGGTTCCTAAGCTCGAGAAAATTATTGTAAATATGGGTTTGGGTGAGGCGATTCAAAACATTAAAATAATTGATAATGCTGTTCAGGAACTCTCAGTGATTGTGGGGCAGAGACCGGTTGTTACAAAGGCGAGGAAATCGATTGCTACATTTAAACTGCGTAAAGGTATGTCGATAGGGTGTATGGTTACTTTAAGGAAGGACATGATGTATCAGTTTTTTGACAGGCTTGTTAATGTTGCCCTTCCAAGAGTTAGAGATTTCAGGGGCATTTCGCCTAAATCTTTTGATGGAAGGGGAAATTTCGCCATGGGAATTAAGGAACCGTTCATCTTCCCCGAGGTGGAATATGACAAGATTGATAAGGTCAGGGGAATGAATGTCGTGATTGTCACCTCGGCGAAAACAGATGAAGAGGGAAGACGACTGTTGAAACTTATGGGGATACCTTATAAAAATTGA
- the rplV gene encoding 50S ribosomal protein L22: MEVKAVAKYIRISPQKARLVVDLVRGKKVEEAQRILAFTRKKAAGVVEKVLKSAIANATQNPNIDEKILYVKEMFVGQGPSLKRWRARAQGRAAMIKKRMSHITVILDEE; encoded by the coding sequence ATGGAAGTGAAGGCCGTTGCCAAATATATTCGGATTTCGCCACAAAAGGCAAGATTGGTAGTGGATCTTGTCAGGGGGAAAAAGGTCGAAGAAGCACAAAGGATATTAGCCTTTACAAGAAAAAAGGCTGCTGGTGTTGTAGAGAAAGTATTAAAGTCGGCAATTGCGAATGCAACACAGAATCCTAATATCGATGAAAAAATACTTTATGTAAAAGAGATGTTTGTAGGTCAAGGGCCCTCATTGAAAAGATGGAGGGCAAGAGCACAGGGAAGGGCGGCTATGATAAAAAAGAGAATGAGTCATATAACCGTCATACTGGATGAGGAGTAG
- a CDS encoding type Z 30S ribosomal protein S14 has protein sequence MARKSLIAKAKRQGKFAVRKYTRCPLCGRARAYYRKFDMCRLCLRKLSLAGEIPGMIKSSW, from the coding sequence GTGGCAAGAAAGTCCTTAATTGCAAAGGCGAAAAGACAAGGGAAATTTGCTGTCAGAAAATACACTCGGTGTCCTCTTTGTGGGCGGGCGAGAGCATATTACAGGAAATTCGATATGTGTAGGTTATGTTTGAGAAAACTTTCCCTAGCAGGGGAAATTCCCGGGATGATAAAATCAAGCTGGTAG
- the rplR gene encoding 50S ribosomal protein L18 has product MVSKKIIGNRIKRKKRVRGKIFGTQEKPRLSVFRSSKHIYVQAIADDLGKTIAEASTLSKELKGKLEGLKKTDAAREVGKLVTEKLLSDNVKKVVFDRGMFLYHGRVKALAEAAREAGLKF; this is encoded by the coding sequence TTGGTATCTAAAAAAATAATAGGAAATAGAATTAAACGTAAGAAGAGAGTAAGGGGAAAGATTTTTGGCACTCAGGAGAAACCACGTCTTTCTGTATTTCGGAGTTCGAAGCATATATACGTACAGGCAATTGCTGATGATTTGGGGAAGACCATAGCTGAAGCCTCAACCCTTAGCAAGGAATTGAAGGGAAAGCTTGAAGGACTGAAGAAGACAGATGCTGCTCGTGAGGTAGGCAAATTGGTAACCGAGAAATTATTGTCCGATAATGTGAAAAAGGTTGTCTTTGATAGGGGGATGTTTCTTTACCATGGACGTGTAAAAGCTCTTGCTGAGGCGGCTAGGGAAGCGGGGTTGAAATTTTAA
- the rpsE gene encoding 30S ribosomal protein S5, with the protein MEELELLDRVIAIKRTAKVVKGGRRFRFSAVVVVGDGNGSVGVGLGKAHEVPEAIRKGMDEAKKNQMKVAIVNRTVPHEVIGHFGAGKVLLKPASEGTGLIAGGAVRAVLEVAGVHNILTKCLGSHNHHNLVKATIDGLRKMKTPEKIAALRGKDISEI; encoded by the coding sequence ATGGAAGAATTAGAACTTCTTGATAGGGTTATTGCTATTAAGCGGACAGCCAAGGTTGTCAAAGGTGGCAGAAGATTTAGATTTAGTGCAGTTGTAGTTGTTGGTGACGGTAATGGTTCTGTCGGTGTTGGGTTGGGGAAAGCCCATGAAGTCCCGGAGGCAATAAGAAAGGGTATGGATGAGGCTAAAAAGAATCAAATGAAAGTTGCAATTGTGAACAGAACCGTACCTCATGAAGTGATAGGACACTTTGGGGCCGGGAAAGTTCTCCTCAAGCCGGCTTCCGAGGGGACAGGCCTTATAGCTGGTGGGGCTGTTAGAGCGGTTTTGGAAGTTGCTGGTGTTCATAATATATTAACAAAATGCCTTGGTTCACATAACCATCATAATCTTGTCAAAGCAACGATTGACGGACTCCGTAAGATGAAAACACCCGAGAAGATCGCCGCTCTCAGGGGAAAAGATATTTCCGAAATTTGA
- the rpmJ gene encoding 50S ribosomal protein L36, with protein sequence MKVRSSVKKICDKCKIVKRRGVLRVICENPRHKQRQG encoded by the coding sequence ATGAAAGTGAGGAGTTCCGTTAAAAAGATATGTGATAAATGCAAGATTGTTAAAAGGCGTGGGGTGCTCAGAGTTATTTGTGAAAATCCCAGGCATAAACAGCGCCAGGGGTAA
- the rpsM gene encoding 30S ribosomal protein S13 has translation MARIAGVDLPKNKRMEIALTYIYGIGRSKSRKILEKAGVEFDTKTDNIADSEVTSIRNIIDRDHKIEGDLRREISMSIKRLMDIGSYRGLRHRKGLPVRGQRTSTNARTRKGPRRAVVGKRKKK, from the coding sequence GTGGCAAGAATTGCAGGTGTAGATTTACCTAAGAATAAGAGAATGGAAATTGCCTTGACCTATATATATGGTATAGGTAGATCTAAATCAAGGAAGATACTTGAAAAAGCAGGTGTAGAGTTTGATACAAAAACAGATAATATTGCTGATTCAGAGGTAACCTCAATAAGGAACATTATAGATAGGGACCATAAGATTGAGGGAGATTTAAGAAGAGAAATTTCCATGTCGATAAAACGCCTGATGGATATAGGTTCCTACCGAGGGCTGAGGCACAGAAAGGGTCTTCCTGTTAGGGGTCAGAGAACAAGCACAAATGCCAGGACACGAAAGGGACCGAGAAGGGCTGTTGTCGGCAAGAGAAAGAAGAAGTAA
- the rpsS gene encoding 30S ribosomal protein S19, whose product MARSVKKGPYIEEKLLEKARKADASGDRGVIKTWSRRSTITPELVGHTFAVHNGRRFIPVFITENMVGHKLGEFAPTRTFYSHAGDRKTRLRR is encoded by the coding sequence ATGGCTCGTTCAGTTAAGAAGGGACCATATATTGAGGAAAAACTTCTAGAAAAAGCAAGAAAAGCCGATGCTTCGGGAGACAGGGGCGTGATCAAGACCTGGTCACGTCGTTCTACAATTACCCCTGAATTAGTAGGCCATACCTTTGCTGTTCATAACGGAAGAAGATTTATCCCTGTATTCATCACCGAAAACATGGTTGGGCATAAGCTTGGTGAATTTGCCCCAACAAGAACATTTTATAGTCATGCAGGTGATAGAAAAACAAGATTACGCAGATAA
- the rplF gene encoding 50S ribosomal protein L6, protein MSRIGKRPIEVPEGVEVRQDNSIIEVKGSKGTLTMKVPEGVEIVFDNGTIVVERLSDDKKGRSAHGLTRTLVANMVIGVTVGFEKTLEISGVGYRAEVNSDILRLLLGYSHPVEYRIPEGISAKVDKQVTIVISGIDKELVGRVAAEIRSFRKPEPYKGKGIKYSGERLRRKVGKSAGV, encoded by the coding sequence ATGTCGAGAATTGGCAAGAGACCAATAGAAGTTCCTGAAGGAGTGGAGGTTAGGCAGGACAATTCTATAATTGAGGTCAAGGGTTCAAAGGGGACATTGACGATGAAAGTTCCCGAGGGTGTTGAAATTGTTTTTGATAATGGGACCATAGTGGTGGAGAGGCTTTCCGATGATAAAAAAGGAAGATCTGCTCATGGGCTGACAAGGACGTTGGTTGCAAATATGGTAATAGGAGTCACTGTCGGTTTTGAAAAAACGTTAGAGATATCAGGTGTCGGTTATCGCGCTGAAGTGAATAGCGATATTCTAAGGTTGTTGCTTGGTTATTCTCATCCTGTAGAATATAGAATACCTGAAGGGATTTCTGCTAAGGTTGATAAACAAGTGACAATAGTAATTTCCGGGATAGATAAGGAGCTTGTCGGGAGAGTAGCAGCCGAGATCAGGAGTTTTAGGAAACCGGAACCCTATAAGGGAAAAGGGATAAAGTATTCCGGTGAACGCCTAAGAAGGAAGGTTGGAAAGTCCGCAGGCGTATAG
- the rplX gene encoding 50S ribosomal protein L24, translating to MHGKRLKKGDMVMVIVGKEKGKTGKILNVVKKKNRVVVEKLNFMKKHQRPDAQGKGGIVEKEGSIHISNVMLMCNKCNTGIRVGYQLLEDGKNVRVCKRCNEILDD from the coding sequence ATGCATGGAAAACGTCTGAAAAAGGGCGATATGGTTATGGTTATTGTCGGTAAGGAAAAGGGGAAAACCGGCAAAATACTTAATGTTGTCAAAAAGAAAAACCGTGTAGTTGTGGAAAAATTAAATTTCATGAAAAAACATCAGAGACCGGATGCACAGGGGAAAGGTGGCATCGTTGAGAAGGAAGGGTCGATACATATATCCAATGTTATGCTGATGTGTAATAAATGTAACACTGGTATCAGGGTTGGATACCAATTATTGGAAGATGGAAAAAATGTGCGTGTTTGTAAAAGATGTAATGAGATATTGGATGATTAA
- the rplN gene encoding 50S ribosomal protein L14, whose protein sequence is MIQMQTILNVADNSGAKKVGCIKVLGGSKRKYASIGDIIVVSVKEAIPNSKVKKGDVMRAVVVRTAKEVGRPDGTYLKFSDNSAVLINNQMEPIGTRIFGPVARELRAKQFMKIVSLAPEVL, encoded by the coding sequence ATGATTCAGATGCAGACCATTTTAAATGTGGCAGATAATTCGGGTGCAAAGAAGGTCGGTTGTATTAAAGTACTTGGAGGGTCTAAGAGAAAGTATGCCAGTATTGGGGATATAATAGTAGTATCAGTAAAAGAAGCAATTCCCAATTCGAAGGTTAAAAAAGGGGATGTGATGAGGGCTGTCGTGGTAAGAACAGCAAAAGAGGTCGGAAGGCCGGACGGTACATACCTTAAATTTAGTGATAATTCTGCTGTACTTATAAATAATCAAATGGAGCCTATAGGGACAAGGATATTTGGACCAGTAGCTCGTGAATTGAGAGCGAAACAATTTATGAAGATTGTGTCTCTGGCGCCTGAAGTATTGTAA
- the rplP gene encoding 50S ribosomal protein L16 yields MLMPKRVKYRKLQKGRMKGKPVRGCNVSFGEYGLQATECGRLTARQIESARIAITRHVRRGGKIWIRVFPHKSITKKPAETRMGKGKGSPEEWVAVVKPGIILYEIEGVEKDTAREAFRLASHKLPISTKFLSREIFDEN; encoded by the coding sequence ATGTTAATGCCGAAGAGAGTGAAATATAGAAAGCTGCAAAAAGGTCGAATGAAAGGAAAACCTGTAAGGGGTTGTAACGTGTCTTTTGGGGAATATGGCCTGCAAGCAACTGAATGTGGAAGATTAACTGCGAGACAGATTGAGTCCGCACGAATAGCTATAACTCGTCATGTCAGGCGCGGAGGTAAAATCTGGATAAGGGTGTTTCCGCACAAATCGATTACTAAAAAGCCGGCAGAAACCCGTATGGGGAAAGGGAAGGGATCTCCTGAAGAATGGGTTGCTGTTGTGAAGCCTGGTATTATTCTGTATGAGATAGAAGGGGTCGAAAAAGATACGGCTCGCGAGGCTTTTAGGCTGGCGTCACATAAACTTCCAATATCGACAAAATTTCTTTCCAGGGAGATATTTGATGAAAATTAA
- the rpmD gene encoding 50S ribosomal protein L30, translating to MEKKLKITLVKSFIGRPEKQRKVLRGMGLVKLNKTVLLDDTPAIRGMAKKVTHLVTVEEIEVN from the coding sequence GTGGAAAAGAAACTGAAGATAACATTGGTAAAGAGTTTTATAGGAAGACCGGAAAAACAGAGGAAAGTACTGCGCGGGATGGGACTCGTAAAGTTGAATAAAACCGTCTTGCTGGACGATACTCCTGCGATTCGTGGGATGGCAAAAAAAGTCACGCATCTGGTTACCGTAGAGGAAATTGAGGTAAATTAA
- the rpsQ gene encoding 30S ribosomal protein S17, whose translation MGDRGNRRTVQGVVVSDKMDKTIVVLVERLVKHPRFQKYVRRRTKHKVRDEENRCNIGDMVLIVESRPLSKDVRWRMREILKKVN comes from the coding sequence ATGGGTGATCGGGGCAATAGAAGAACCGTACAGGGTGTTGTAGTTAGTGATAAAATGGACAAAACGATCGTCGTTTTGGTGGAGAGGTTAGTAAAACATCCCAGGTTCCAGAAGTATGTAAGAAGACGAACTAAACATAAAGTTCGTGATGAGGAAAACAGATGTAATATTGGTGACATGGTATTAATTGTTGAATCACGTCCTCTGAGTAAAGACGTAAGATGGAGAATGCGTGAAATACTGAAGAAGGTAAATTAA
- the infA gene encoding translation initiation factor IF-1 — protein MVKEEAIQVEGKVIEPLPNAMFRVELENGHRVLAHISGKMRMHYIKILPGDKVTVELSPYDLTRGRIVYRAK, from the coding sequence ATGGTAAAAGAAGAAGCGATACAGGTTGAAGGTAAAGTAATTGAGCCGCTGCCGAATGCAATGTTTCGTGTTGAACTGGAAAATGGGCATCGTGTTCTTGCCCATATTTCCGGGAAAATGCGTATGCATTATATCAAGATATTACCTGGTGATAAAGTGACCGTTGAACTTTCCCCATATGATTTGACGCGTGGGAGAATTGTGTACAGGGCAAAATGA